The Chryseobacterium sp. LJ668 genome segment AATCTGTGCCGCGTATGAATTCAAAAATTCTTCATCGAATTCATCCAAAACGAAAAAAGCATTTTCGGTCTGCATTTTATGCTTGATGCTGATTTCGCCAACGCAAATATTCGGAAGTGTGTACACAAAAACGGCAGGACTCGGGAAATAATTTTCCTGAGAATTGATGCTTTCCTGATATTTAAAATCGGTGTCGAGGCTTGATGATTTGTTGGCGAAAACCAATGCGGTTTTGCTGTGGTCGTCATTTTTTAAAATCATTTCGGAAGCGAGAAATGCCAATTTACTCAAGTTATCCATCTTATGAAATTTCGGATAATTCAGTTCTAAACTTTTATAAGCTTCTTTAGCAAAGTCTATGAAACTTTCGGTTTGGCTTTCAAAAATAATTTGTTCGTTTACAACAATTTTTGAATTTTCTATAGTGCAAATGTCTGTTTTCTTCATCGTCTTCATTTTTAACATTTCTCTAAAACAATGGCTGCATTACATCCTCCAAAACCAGAAGCCGTTTTCAGAATATATTTAATTTCTGCAGACTGATTTTCTTTAATAATATTCAAATCCTGAGAAACGCCCATTTCTTCAAAGTTTTTAGATGGAATTAAGGTGCTTTTCAAAGCAGATTCCATAGAAATAAGACTTTCCAGTAAACCCGAAGCTCCCAAACAATGCCCGTAATAGCCTTTCATACTGTTGAGAGGTATATTTTGCAAATCCATTCGGTTGAAGGCAATGGCTTCCATTTCGTCGTTATAAAGTGTTGCCGTTCCGTGCGCGGAAATAAAATCGATTTGTTCTGAAGAAACTTTAGCTTCTTTCATCGCATTTTGAACGCTCGCAAACAATCCGTCGCCAGTTCTTGATGGTCCGGAAATGTGATTGGCATCATTAATCGCAGAATCGCCTAGAATTTTAAACTTGAATTTTTCTTTCTGATTTAATTCTGAAGTTATATAAGCACTTGCAGTCGCTTCGCCCAGATTAATTCCGTTTCGGTTTTTATCGTAAGGTTTACAAGGTTCGCTTCCAATTGCCTGAAAAGAATTGAAACCCGAAATCACAAACTCAGAAATTTCGTCTCCGGCAACCACAAAAGCATCCTTGTATTTTCCTGCCTGAATCATATTTTTCGCCACAGAAATCGCCATCACTCCTGAAACGCAAGCATTGGACACCACAATCGGTTTGGTTTTAAATTCAAAAAAGTCAGCCAGTTTTTGAGCTAAGTTTGAAAGGTAAACGCCGTCCGGTAAAGTGGTTTCGTTTTTTAATAAACTGATATTTCCTTTCGTCGTTGAAAGAATAAAAGCCGTTTCATCTGAAATTGGATTCCTTTCAATCAAAGGTTTTAGACTCAACAGAAGCATTTTTTCAAGTCTTGTGAAATTCTGATTGTCGAAGTTTGTACTGAACTCTTTTTCCAATTTTGCAGAATCAATTTTAGAGACAAAAAAAGCTTCGTGATTTTCGATGATTTTATGTAAAGCAACACCGGATTTTCCTTCTAAAAGGGCTTTCCAGTTTGATTCTACATCAAAACCCAAAGGCGTGACGCAGTTGTAATCTGTGATGTAAATATCCTTCGTCATAATCCCATTTTATCTTTCCAAGTCTGAAAAAACTCGGGATTGTACAGGCATAAATTATTCTCAGAATCCAGAAAAACCTGAATGGTTTCTCCACTGCAAACCAATTGATTATTTTGATTGAAAATCTCGTATTTATAAATCAGTTTTGCTGAAACAGAATTCACGAAAGTAGTTACGATCTTGAAGGTTTCGCCATATTTTAAAGGAAGAAAATGTTCGCACGTACTTTTCACAATAGGTGTTACGAATCCAGCTTTTTGAATATCAAGGTAGGTCAAACTGTGCTGTCTTCCGAAAGCTTCTCTTCCGTCCTCAAAGTACACGATGTAATGCCCATGCCAGACAATTCCCAGCGGATCTGTTTCGTTGAATCTCACGCGTACTTCTTCGGTACAAGTTAAATCTTTAGACTGCATTTTGTTTTCTTTCGTATAGTAAAGATATAGTTACCATCGCAATATAAAATAAAAATAAGAAAATCAGTTCTTTGGCAATTTCGCCAATGCCGCTGTTTCTTAAAATAATATCGTAATATGCGTTCAGCCCCCAGTTCATCGGGGAAAATGCTGCTATTTTCTGCATAAATTCGGGCATCAGGAAAACCGGAACCCAAATGCCGCCAATCGCTGCCAAAACCACCACGGAAGTCGCTCCAAACGGCGCCGACTGTTCCTGAGTATTTGACACTGTTCCTATTAAAACCCCAAATCCAATCGCTGCCAATCCTGCAAACAAAGTCACAATCAAAAGATGGAACATTTTTCCGGTCACCTCAAACTGAGGCAAATCCATCAAAGGGAAAAGCCAGATTCCCACTGCAACCATCAGCAAAAACTGGATGACGCAGATGATGAGATACGTGAATGTTTTTCCTAAAATATGAATGTAATACGGCGTCGGGCTCACGCGAACTCTCACGCTCGTTCCCTGACTTTTTTCTTTGACTAAATTAATCGACAACGGCACCACAATAAAGAAAATCGCAAACAACGCCCACGCAGGAACGTTGTGTTGCACGGAATTCGGCATCAATTCTTCTTTGCCCTTGTTCGGTGTGATTTCCTTGAAGGTGATTAAACTTTTATTTTCAAGGTCTTCCGTCGTTCCGAGCTGGTCTTGAAAGGCTTTGTAGATTTTTTTATTCTCGATTTCAAAAACCATTTTGTTGATGGCGTTCATCACAGAATTTTTGAAACCTGCGTTGGTTGCAGGATCAAAATACAGATGAATATCTTTCGCTTTTGAAGCTATAGCTTTTGTCGCAGCCGAATCGGTTTCCAATCCAAAAGAGCTTACGACAGTCTGAACTTTTGAATCGATGTTTGAATTTAAATCTTTCGTTAAGTTTTCCGGAATGACAATAGCCATTTGATAGTCTCCCGTAAAGACAGCTTTTTCAGCCGATTTTTCGTTGTAATCGGTAACGAGTTCAAATGTTTTGCTGGTTTCCAGTTCTTTTTTAATGACTTTGGAAACTTCAGAATGATCATTATCAATAAAAATAATCGGGATTTTTGAACCTTCCAGATTTTTAAAGGTAGAATCCTGTATTAAAGTAATCGTAATAATCAACAGCAACGGCATCAGGAAAATAATGACAATTCCGCCTGAATCTCTTTTCAGTAACTGAATTTCCTTGATGAAACTTCTCCACAATTTATACAACATCTCTCAATTCTTTTCCGGTTAATGAAATGAAAACATCCTCCAAGTTTTCTGCATTGGCAACTCTTTCCACCAATTCTTCAGGCGTTCCCGTTGCATGGATTTTCCCGTGGTCGATGATTGCGATTTTTGTGCAGAATTCCTCCGCTTCCGAAAGGTGATGCGAAGTGTAAATAATGCACGTTCCTTTTTTATTTAAATCTAAAAGATAATCGATAATCGCTTTTTTCGACTGAACGTCAACACCAACGGTCGGCTCGTCCAGAAACAAAACTTTAGGGTTGTGAAGTGTCCCTGCAATCAGGTTGCAACGGCGTTTCATTCCTCCTGAAAACTGGTCAACTTTTTTATTGGCAAATTTCGTTAAGCCCATTAATTCCAGAGCTTCATCGATTGCTTTGTGAAGGTAATTGTTTTTCAAACCATACAGACTTCCGAAGAACAAAAGGTTTTCTTTCGCCGTCAAAGTCGGGTAAAGCGCATATTCCTGAGGAACAACGCCGATGATTTGTTTGATTTTCGAATTGTCTTTTTTTGGCGACAATCCATTGATAGTAAAACTTCCTGAAGTTGGTTTAATCAGGCCCGAAAGCATAGAAATCAATGTGGTTTTTCCCGCTCCGTTGGGACCGAGAATTCCGTAGATTTCGTTTTTATCGATATTCAAAGAAATATCATTAACCGAAAAGTCTTCCGAGTTTTTGTATTTCTTGTAGAGGTTTTTTATTTCGATGATATTCTCCAAATTAAATCGCTTTTCTCAATTTCTTATAAAAAGCCTCCTCCAAATCTGCAATATGCAGCATCGATTTTGAAAGCTGATTGTAAATATCGCTTTTCGAATTTCTGTTTTTGTAAACTCTTGCAATATCCACAGCAAAATCTCTCCAAAGGTCACCGATTGCGGTGATTTCTTTAGATAATTCTTTCAATTCTTCATTTTTTAGAATCACTGCCGCTTCCTGTAAAAAAGCGCCATAAATAAACCTGAATCCGCCACCGCCGGTTCCGATTTCTTCCTGCATTCTGATCAATTGTCCGAGATAATGATTGGTCACTTTCGTACCTTTTTTATCCGCCCATTTCGGGATGCTTTTTGCGACCCAACGTATTGCTTTTACTCCGATAATCGGAACAGGTGCGAGCATATTTTTGCAGGTGTCTCTAATCCCTTTTTTGATGGCTTCTTCGAGATTTACATTTTCAGGAATGTGTGTCGGGAAGTACATATGACCTTTAGGAGCAAGCGCGCCTTTTGCATAACGTACTTTTTCAAGTTCAGCCTCGGTCAAAGTTGTAGCAAAATCCATTACAGGATCGCTGATAAGAAATTTTCCGTCTTCTTTTCCGTAAACCACAAGATTGTGGGCGTTGAAATGGAATTTGTATTCTTCAGGAAAATAAGTCAAGTTGAAAACCCCAACTTGTAAACCTGTCGGGATATTTTGTTCTAAATTTTTCTCCAAAGCAGCCTGAGCTTCTTTAGGATTAGAAAATTTAATTCTTTTGATTTTAATACCTAATCTTTTTGCCGCCTTGCTAAAAATAGCACCCGGCATCGGACGGTAACTGAAACCTGGTGCAAAATTTACTTTTAAGAAAGGTAAATACACGAAAAACAATCCGGAGCCGATTCCGAAAATCATGGGTTCGCTGAGTTTTAAACCTCTGTTGAGAAGTAAATTAGACGC includes the following:
- a CDS encoding 3-oxoacyl-ACP synthase; translated protein: MKKTDICTIENSKIVVNEQIIFESQTESFIDFAKEAYKSLELNYPKFHKMDNLSKLAFLASEMILKNDDHSKTALVFANKSSSLDTDFKYQESINSQENYFPSPAVFVYTLPNICVGEISIKHKMQTENAFFVLDEFDEEFLNSYAAQILQSGKAEKVLCGWVELYQESYKAFVYLLTL
- a CDS encoding beta-ketoacyl synthase N-terminal-like domain-containing protein; this translates as MTKDIYITDYNCVTPLGFDVESNWKALLEGKSGVALHKIIENHEAFFVSKIDSAKLEKEFSTNFDNQNFTRLEKMLLLSLKPLIERNPISDETAFILSTTKGNISLLKNETTLPDGVYLSNLAQKLADFFEFKTKPIVVSNACVSGVMAISVAKNMIQAGKYKDAFVVAGDEISEFVISGFNSFQAIGSEPCKPYDKNRNGINLGEATASAYITSELNQKEKFKFKILGDSAINDANHISGPSRTGDGLFASVQNAMKEAKVSSEQIDFISAHGTATLYNDEMEAIAFNRMDLQNIPLNSMKGYYGHCLGASGLLESLISMESALKSTLIPSKNFEEMGVSQDLNIIKENQSAEIKYILKTASGFGGCNAAIVLEKC
- a CDS encoding acyl-CoA thioesterase; translated protein: MQSKDLTCTEEVRVRFNETDPLGIVWHGHYIVYFEDGREAFGRQHSLTYLDIQKAGFVTPIVKSTCEHFLPLKYGETFKIVTTFVNSVSAKLIYKYEIFNQNNQLVCSGETIQVFLDSENNLCLYNPEFFQTWKDKMGL
- a CDS encoding ABC transporter permease, yielding MLYKLWRSFIKEIQLLKRDSGGIVIIFLMPLLLIITITLIQDSTFKNLEGSKIPIIFIDNDHSEVSKVIKKELETSKTFELVTDYNEKSAEKAVFTGDYQMAIVIPENLTKDLNSNIDSKVQTVVSSFGLETDSAATKAIASKAKDIHLYFDPATNAGFKNSVMNAINKMVFEIENKKIYKAFQDQLGTTEDLENKSLITFKEITPNKGKEELMPNSVQHNVPAWALFAIFFIVVPLSINLVKEKSQGTSVRVRVSPTPYYIHILGKTFTYLIICVIQFLLMVAVGIWLFPLMDLPQFEVTGKMFHLLIVTLFAGLAAIGFGVLIGTVSNTQEQSAPFGATSVVVLAAIGGIWVPVFLMPEFMQKIAAFSPMNWGLNAYYDIILRNSGIGEIAKELIFLFLFYIAMVTISLLYERKQNAV
- a CDS encoding ABC transporter ATP-binding protein, whose translation is MENIIEIKNLYKKYKNSEDFSVNDISLNIDKNEIYGILGPNGAGKTTLISMLSGLIKPTSGSFTINGLSPKKDNSKIKQIIGVVPQEYALYPTLTAKENLLFFGSLYGLKNNYLHKAIDEALELMGLTKFANKKVDQFSGGMKRRCNLIAGTLHNPKVLFLDEPTVGVDVQSKKAIIDYLLDLNKKGTCIIYTSHHLSEAEEFCTKIAIIDHGKIHATGTPEELVERVANAENLEDVFISLTGKELRDVV
- a CDS encoding BtrH N-terminal domain-containing protein → MKLNFEHHQTAHCENGVASNLLLNRGLKLSEPMIFGIGSGLFFVYLPFLKVNFAPGFSYRPMPGAIFSKAAKRLGIKIKRIKFSNPKEAQAALEKNLEQNIPTGLQVGVFNLTYFPEEYKFHFNAHNLVVYGKEDGKFLISDPVMDFATTLTEAELEKVRYAKGALAPKGHMYFPTHIPENVNLEEAIKKGIRDTCKNMLAPVPIIGVKAIRWVAKSIPKWADKKGTKVTNHYLGQLIRMQEEIGTGGGGFRFIYGAFLQEAAVILKNEELKELSKEITAIGDLWRDFAVDIARVYKNRNSKSDIYNQLSKSMLHIADLEEAFYKKLRKAI